Proteins from a genomic interval of Candidatus Bealeia paramacronuclearis:
- a CDS encoding AAA family ATPase, translating to MYHNETEYGLGAMKVLTVANRKGGAGKSTCAAHLALESIRDGIKTIIVDLDPQKTLEGWWNRRDSDDLPLIDLPEKKTEEVLKNISSKGFELCIVDTPGDASQNSRLGISLADLVLIPSKPTAPDLSAIGRTISMVEEQDKKYVFVLTQGIVRSKATFQASSVLSSFGPVAPAVISNRTSYASAMGMGNSACEIDKAAEEESRQVWKFIKDRLFESKQNKKSKFVA from the coding sequence ATGTATCACAATGAAACTGAATATGGATTAGGAGCTATGAAGGTACTGACAGTTGCTAATAGAAAGGGCGGAGCAGGTAAGTCTACTTGTGCGGCCCATTTAGCTTTAGAATCAATTAGGGATGGGATTAAAACTATAATTGTCGATCTCGATCCCCAGAAGACACTTGAAGGATGGTGGAATAGAAGAGACTCAGATGATTTGCCTCTAATAGACCTTCCAGAGAAAAAAACAGAGGAGGTTCTAAAAAACATTTCCAGCAAAGGTTTTGAGCTTTGTATAGTGGATACACCTGGAGATGCCAGTCAAAACTCAAGGCTAGGCATTAGTCTAGCTGATTTAGTATTAATTCCTTCCAAACCAACCGCACCTGATTTAAGTGCCATAGGTAGAACAATTAGTATGGTTGAAGAGCAAGATAAAAAATACGTTTTTGTTCTTACTCAAGGCATTGTTAGGTCAAAAGCGACATTTCAGGCATCATCTGTATTATCTAGTTTTGGTCCCGTAGCACCCGCTGTAATTTCAAATAGAACATCATATGCATCAGCAATGGGAATGGGAAACTCAGCTTGTGAAATAGATAAAGCAGCAGAAGAAGAAAGCAGGCAAGTTTGGAAATTCATAAAAGATAGACTTTTTGAATCTAAACAAAATAAAAAATCAAAATTTGTGGCTTAG